In bacterium, a single window of DNA contains:
- a CDS encoding GDSL-type esterase/lipase family protein produces the protein MSTAQCGPKRALSARLAAGLVMAVLIGFGGCGGDSGPDFGDNDPELIVAIGDSITFGYGDIGVTDCVPAYRTLGGYPPRLAALTNKHVINAGVCGEDSFGGVDRVQRLLDRWHPGVLLIDYSPNDVINGTHALLANLRTMALAAKRNKTVPVLGTMTPATGEHGAWMHFIEAGNDGIRALCNELDIRCADHFQSFVSDPGYVTSPYFLLSEDGLHPNAAGYSLMARTWSEQLEKVY, from the coding sequence ATGTCTACGGCACAGTGCGGCCCGAAACGTGCGCTCTCCGCCCGCCTCGCGGCCGGTCTGGTCATGGCCGTCCTGATCGGTTTCGGGGGCTGCGGCGGCGACAGCGGGCCGGACTTCGGGGACAACGACCCCGAGCTGATCGTCGCGATCGGCGACAGCATCACGTTCGGCTACGGTGACATCGGCGTGACCGACTGCGTCCCGGCGTACCGCACGCTCGGCGGCTATCCCCCGCGCCTCGCCGCCCTGACGAACAAGCACGTGATCAACGCGGGCGTGTGCGGCGAGGACTCCTTCGGGGGCGTCGACCGCGTCCAGAGGCTCCTGGACCGCTGGCATCCCGGCGTGCTGCTCATCGACTACAGTCCGAACGACGTCATCAACGGGACGCACGCCCTCCTCGCCAACCTGCGCACGATGGCCCTGGCGGCGAAGCGGAACAAGACCGTCCCGGTGCTCGGCACGATGACCCCCGCCACCGGCGAGCACGGGGCCTGGATGCACTTCATCGAGGCCGGCAACGATGGGATCCGCGCGCTCTGCAACGAGCTGGACATCAGGTGCGCCGACCACTTCCAGAGCTTCGTCAGCGACCCCGGCTACGTCACGTCGCCCTACTTCCTGCTCTCGGAGGACGGCCTGCACCCCAACGCGGCCGGGTACTCGCTGATGGCGAGGACCTGGAGCGAGCAGCTGGAAAAGGTCTACTGA
- the arfB gene encoding alternative ribosome rescue aminoacyl-tRNA hydrolase ArfB: MARPTADSLLAAGELGFEFFRSSGPGGQNVNKVETAVRLRFDLAGSGALPQAVKERLFARAGGRMTTGGVLVIEAQRHRTREANRRDALARLDRLIEDCWRPPAPRRPTRPTRAARERRLGEKKGRAETKRLRARPADAE, translated from the coding sequence ATGGCACGGCCGACCGCCGACTCGCTGCTCGCCGCCGGAGAACTCGGGTTCGAATTCTTCCGCTCCTCGGGCCCCGGGGGGCAGAACGTCAACAAGGTTGAGACCGCCGTGCGGCTGCGCTTCGACCTCGCCGGCTCCGGCGCGCTGCCGCAGGCCGTGAAGGAGCGTCTCTTCGCGCGCGCCGGCGGCCGCATGACCACCGGCGGCGTCCTCGTGATCGAGGCGCAGCGCCACCGCACGCGCGAGGCCAACCGCCGGGACGCGCTGGCCCGTCTCGACCGGCTGATCGAGGACTGCTGGCGGCCGCCGGCGCCGCGCCGGCCGACGAGACCGACCCGTGCCGCGCGCGAACGCCGGCTCGGTGAAAAGAAGGGGCGGGCCGAGACCAAGCGGCTCCGCGCGCGCCCGGCGGACGCGGAGTGA
- a CDS encoding ABC transporter substrate-binding protein, which produces MRHPRLLRLLLAFCAVPGVLAIPACAGGPPPDPRTLVVGLEANPTNLDPRLATGAAAVRLIPLLFNSLLRLDPSGQPQPELALSWETPSPTEYIFHLRDGVRFHDGRPLTAADVKYTYDWMRDPKNHSPNQGALAVVSAVEAPDPATVRFSLKEPFASFLYNLALGIVPAHLGDAPGFADAPVGSGPFRWGEWRPGERLVLLAFDGAWEGRPQLDRVVFRIIANETTRLLEARRGRIDLLWNNVPPYAVPFLREETRLAVTTRPGITYQYLGFNLRDPVLRDLRVRRAIAHAIDRDRIVRALFFGLARPAATLLAPENWAHAADVPVFGHDPALARRLLDEAGLPVRPDGARFALSYKTSTDRQGIEMADLIAEDLAAVGIRVERRSYEWGTFYGDIKAGNFQLYSLRWVGITDPDNLHYIFHSASVPPAGANRGRYANAEVDRLLDASRREMDPATRRTQLVAAQRLIAADCVYVSLWYPDDIYALATRFEGFEPYPGGQYTSLKKVHAREAAR; this is translated from the coding sequence ATGCGGCACCCGCGGCTCCTCCGGCTGTTGCTGGCGTTCTGTGCCGTGCCCGGGGTGCTGGCGATCCCCGCCTGTGCCGGGGGCCCGCCCCCCGATCCCCGCACGCTCGTCGTCGGCCTCGAGGCGAACCCCACGAACCTCGACCCGCGCCTGGCCACCGGCGCCGCGGCCGTGCGCCTCATCCCGCTGCTCTTCAACTCGCTGCTGCGCCTCGACCCGTCGGGGCAGCCGCAGCCGGAGCTGGCGCTCTCCTGGGAGACGCCGTCGCCGACCGAGTACATCTTTCACCTGCGCGACGGCGTGCGCTTCCACGACGGGCGCCCGCTGACCGCGGCAGACGTCAAGTACACCTACGACTGGATGCGCGACCCGAAGAACCACTCGCCCAACCAGGGTGCGCTCGCCGTCGTCTCGGCGGTCGAGGCGCCCGACCCGGCGACGGTGCGCTTCTCGCTGAAGGAGCCCTTCGCCTCGTTCCTCTACAACCTGGCGCTCGGGATCGTCCCCGCGCACCTCGGGGACGCGCCCGGCTTCGCCGACGCCCCCGTGGGCAGCGGCCCCTTCCGCTGGGGCGAGTGGCGGCCGGGCGAGCGGCTCGTCCTGCTGGCCTTCGACGGCGCATGGGAGGGGCGCCCGCAGCTCGACCGCGTCGTCTTCCGGATCATCGCCAACGAGACCACGCGCCTGCTCGAGGCACGGCGGGGGCGCATCGACCTGCTCTGGAACAACGTGCCGCCGTACGCGGTGCCCTTCCTGCGCGAGGAGACCCGGCTCGCCGTCACGACGCGGCCGGGGATCACCTACCAGTACCTCGGCTTCAACCTCCGGGACCCCGTCCTGCGCGACCTGCGCGTGCGCCGCGCCATCGCCCACGCGATCGACCGCGACCGCATCGTGCGCGCGCTGTTCTTCGGCCTGGCGCGGCCGGCGGCGACGCTGCTGGCGCCGGAGAACTGGGCGCACGCGGCCGACGTGCCCGTGTTCGGGCACGACCCCGCGCTCGCGCGTCGCCTGCTGGACGAAGCCGGCTTGCCCGTGCGGCCCGACGGCGCGCGCTTCGCCCTCTCCTACAAGACCTCGACCGACCGCCAGGGGATCGAGATGGCCGACCTGATCGCCGAGGACCTCGCGGCGGTCGGCATCCGGGTCGAGCGCCGCTCGTACGAGTGGGGGACCTTCTACGGCGACATCAAGGCGGGCAACTTCCAGCTCTATTCCCTGCGCTGGGTGGGGATCACCGACCCGGACAACCTGCACTACATCTTCCACAGCGCGAGCGTGCCGCCCGCCGGCGCCAACCGCGGCCGCTACGCGAACGCCGAGGTCGACCGGCTGCTCGACGCCAGCCGCCGCGAGATGGACCCGGCGACGCGGCGCACCCAGCTCGTCGCCGCCCAGCGCCTGATCGCCGCGGACTGCGTCTACGTCAGCCTCTGGTACCCGGACGACATCTACGCGCTGGCCACCCGCTTCGAGGGGTTCGAGCCGTACCCCGGCGGGCAGTACACCTCGCTCAAGAAGGTGCACGCGCGGGAGGCTGCCAGGTGA
- the nikB gene encoding nickel ABC transporter permease codes for MTGIGRRLLLLVPTVLGVLTLVFLLVHLIPGDPVEVMLGETASRADLQQLRHDLGLDRPLGQQYLRFLGGLGRGDLGHSYFYRKPVLAVIGAALPATAQLAAAALAVALLIALPLGILAAVRRDRLADRLTLIGSLAGISMPNFWLGPLLIILFSFRLGWLPVSGREGAASLVLPAATLGMALAAILVRMTRASMLDVLGEEYLRTARAKGVGERAVIARHALRNALLPVVTIVGLQFGALLSGAVVTENVFSWPGVGTLLIQAITARDYPLVQGCVLVISLCYVAVNFLTDALYSVIDPRVRT; via the coding sequence GTGACGGGCATCGGCCGGCGCCTGCTGCTGCTCGTCCCGACGGTCCTCGGGGTGCTGACGCTCGTCTTCCTGCTCGTGCACCTGATCCCCGGCGACCCGGTGGAGGTCATGCTCGGCGAGACGGCCTCGCGTGCCGACCTGCAGCAGCTGCGCCACGACCTCGGCCTCGACCGCCCGCTCGGCCAGCAGTACCTGCGCTTTCTCGGCGGCCTCGGGCGCGGCGACCTCGGCCACTCGTACTTCTACCGCAAGCCCGTGCTCGCCGTGATCGGCGCGGCGCTGCCGGCCACGGCGCAGCTGGCCGCGGCCGCGCTGGCGGTGGCCCTGCTCATCGCGCTGCCGCTCGGCATCCTCGCCGCCGTCCGGCGCGACCGCCTCGCGGACCGGCTGACGCTCATCGGCTCGCTCGCCGGCATCTCGATGCCCAACTTCTGGCTCGGCCCGTTGCTGATCATCCTCTTCTCCTTCCGCCTCGGCTGGCTGCCGGTCAGCGGCCGGGAGGGCGCCGCCAGCCTCGTGCTGCCGGCGGCGACCCTGGGGATGGCGCTCGCGGCGATCCTCGTGCGCATGACGCGCGCCTCGATGCTGGACGTCCTCGGCGAGGAGTACCTGCGGACGGCGCGCGCCAAGGGCGTGGGCGAGCGCGCGGTGATCGCGCGCCACGCCCTGCGCAACGCGCTGCTGCCGGTGGTGACCATCGTCGGGCTGCAGTTCGGCGCGCTGCTCTCAGGCGCGGTGGTCACGGAGAACGTCTTTTCCTGGCCCGGCGTCGGCACGCTGCTGATCCAGGCGATCACCGCGCGCGACTACCCGCTCGTCCAGGGGTGCGTGCTCGTGATCTCGCTCTGCTACGTGGCGGTGAACTTCCTGACGGACGCGCTGTACTCCGTCATCGATCCGCGGGTGCGCACGTGA
- a CDS encoding ABC transporter permease, giving the protein MSHRPASRSGVLAKIDLSPFSLPARIGALMLAAILALGLLAPLVSTREPLRTDLAGALRGPSSGHPFGQDRLGRDVFAQVAYGARASLAIAVAVVAVTVVAGVAIGAAAGYLGGAADVLAMRVADIFLAFPGILLAIALAGVLGPNLVNLVIALSVMGWVGYARLVRAQVLGLREREYVAAARAAGAGPWRVIVRHILPNALSPVIVQATFSAAGVIIAESSLSFLGLGPQDVPTWGGLLSQGAAYLLYAPHIAFFPGLFIMLAVLALNLVGDALRDALDPKSR; this is encoded by the coding sequence GTGAGCCATCGTCCCGCGTCCCGCTCCGGGGTCCTGGCGAAAATAGATCTGTCCCCATTTTCGCTGCCGGCGCGCATCGGCGCCCTGATGCTGGCGGCGATCCTCGCGCTGGGGCTGCTGGCGCCCCTGGTCTCCACCCGCGAACCCCTGCGCACCGACCTGGCCGGCGCCCTGCGCGGCCCCTCGAGCGGCCACCCCTTCGGCCAGGACCGGCTCGGCCGCGACGTCTTCGCGCAGGTCGCCTACGGCGCGCGGGCCTCGCTGGCGATCGCGGTCGCGGTGGTGGCCGTCACCGTCGTCGCCGGGGTCGCCATCGGCGCAGCGGCCGGCTACCTCGGCGGCGCCGCCGACGTCCTCGCGATGCGGGTCGCCGACATCTTCCTGGCCTTCCCGGGGATTCTGCTGGCGATCGCGCTCGCCGGCGTGCTCGGCCCGAACCTCGTGAACCTCGTCATCGCGCTCTCCGTGATGGGCTGGGTCGGCTACGCGCGGCTCGTGCGCGCCCAGGTGCTCGGCCTGCGCGAGCGCGAGTACGTCGCGGCGGCGCGCGCCGCCGGGGCGGGGCCGTGGCGGGTGATCGTGCGCCACATCCTCCCCAACGCCCTCTCGCCGGTGATCGTGCAGGCCACCTTCAGCGCCGCGGGGGTGATCATCGCGGAGTCGTCGCTCTCGTTCCTCGGGCTGGGCCCGCAGGACGTGCCGACGTGGGGCGGGCTGCTCTCCCAGGGCGCCGCCTACCTGCTGTACGCCCCGCACATCGCCTTCTTCCCGGGGCTGTTCATCATGCTGGCGGTGCTGGCCCTGAACCTCGTCGGGGACGCGCTGCGCGACGCACTGGACCCGAAGTCGCGCTGA
- a CDS encoding lysylphosphatidylglycerol synthase transmembrane domain-containing protein — MTTETMSPLPAPETAPPAPAPRWKRRLATALKAAVSGTLLLVLARRIDWAELRGMLDRTDPAWLALAVAAGIAPLAVSTWKWRILLRATGRPLPFGRLFNLYLAGLFVNNFLPSTIGGDLFRSYEAGKQVGGQEHVLASVFMERFTGLTALTAIALVAFATNLSSFRDPRFALALGAGVLVYVAVALAVALPGPLAFALRRFPGGLAGRLIGKLAAVQEAIHDYAGQTRAVVAALALSLLFHLGAMAYIAVASRAFGIVLPVRTLLVIVPVIMFVTSLPVTIGGLGLMEWAYFFTFGASGAGGSPGLLVGLLIRANSLLYSLWGGAVYAARGLRRPPPAESRRPPGV, encoded by the coding sequence ATGACGACCGAAACGATGTCTCCTCTGCCAGCGCCGGAGACGGCGCCCCCCGCCCCGGCACCGCGCTGGAAGCGGCGCCTCGCGACCGCCCTGAAGGCCGCCGTCAGCGGGACGCTCCTGCTCGTGCTCGCGCGCCGCATCGACTGGGCGGAGCTGCGCGGGATGCTCGACAGGACCGATCCGGCCTGGCTGGCGCTCGCGGTGGCGGCCGGCATCGCCCCGCTCGCCGTCAGCACCTGGAAGTGGCGCATCCTGCTGCGGGCCACGGGCAGGCCGCTGCCGTTCGGCCGGCTGTTCAACCTCTACCTCGCCGGCCTCTTCGTGAACAACTTCCTCCCCTCGACCATCGGCGGCGACCTCTTCCGCAGCTACGAGGCGGGCAAGCAGGTCGGCGGGCAGGAGCACGTCCTGGCCTCGGTCTTCATGGAGCGCTTCACGGGCCTGACGGCGCTCACGGCCATCGCGCTGGTGGCGTTCGCGACCAACCTCTCGAGCTTCCGGGACCCGCGCTTCGCGCTGGCGCTGGGCGCGGGCGTCCTCGTCTACGTCGCTGTCGCGCTGGCCGTGGCGCTGCCGGGCCCGCTGGCCTTCGCGCTGCGGCGCTTCCCGGGCGGGCTCGCCGGGAGGCTGATCGGCAAGCTCGCGGCCGTCCAGGAGGCGATCCACGACTACGCCGGCCAGACGCGCGCCGTGGTCGCCGCGCTGGCGCTCTCGCTGCTCTTCCACCTCGGCGCCATGGCGTACATCGCCGTCGCCTCGCGCGCCTTCGGGATCGTGCTTCCCGTGCGGACGCTGCTGGTGATCGTGCCGGTGATCATGTTCGTCACCTCGCTGCCCGTCACCATCGGCGGCCTCGGCCTCATGGAGTGGGCCTACTTCTTCACCTTCGGCGCGAGCGGGGCCGGCGGCTCCCCCGGCCTGCTTGTCGGCCTGCTCATCCGCGCCAACTCGCTGCTCTACAGCCTCTGGGGCGGCGCCGTCTACGCGGCCCGCGGCCTGCGCCGGCCGCCCCCCGCGGAGAGCCGCCGCCCGCCAGGAGTGTGA
- a CDS encoding late competence development ComFB family protein, whose product MGGLTLSIKNEMEQLVREEVERVRSAATEQRCWCSLCETDIVALALTMLPPLYCRTETFGHAAGIIKAGKIREAVQAAIKRVSLRPKHRVGAPSHRGTVSLVNYTFEVGTDMVGPALGRGASSCSCESCRSDTLAYALNRYPAKYGVTVDGRRSLHPTYLDFMRHELGMLIGQAARVVSSHPHH is encoded by the coding sequence ATGGGGGGGCTGACGTTGAGCATCAAGAACGAGATGGAGCAGCTCGTCCGCGAGGAGGTGGAGCGGGTGCGCTCCGCCGCGACGGAACAGCGCTGCTGGTGCTCGCTCTGCGAGACGGACATCGTGGCCCTGGCGCTGACGATGCTCCCGCCGCTCTACTGTCGGACCGAGACCTTCGGGCACGCCGCCGGCATCATCAAGGCCGGCAAGATCCGCGAGGCGGTCCAGGCGGCGATCAAGCGGGTCTCGCTGCGGCCGAAGCACCGGGTCGGGGCGCCGTCGCACCGCGGCACGGTCTCCCTGGTGAACTACACCTTCGAGGTCGGCACGGACATGGTCGGGCCGGCACTCGGGCGCGGGGCGAGCAGCTGCAGCTGCGAGAGCTGCCGCTCGGACACGCTGGCCTACGCGCTCAACCGCTACCCCGCCAAGTACGGCGTCACCGTCGACGGGCGGCGCAGCCTGCACCCGACGTACCTGGACTTCATGCGGCACGAGCTGGGGATGCTCATCGGGCAGGCCGCCCGCGTCGTCTCCTCCCACCCTCATCATTAG
- a CDS encoding DUF294 nucleotidyltransferase-like domain-containing protein, whose product MNGRQRIQKAAIDEAVAFLKKVPPFQFLEDQPLRDLARSIELEYYPTGTVILEQGGPPSEHLLVVKKGGAKVFVRSAESEETLVDYRAEGDIIGFVSLYTGDRSRTNVVATGDTICYLVGKADFRRLLDAHPLIREYLHRAFLTKYLDKTIHEMRTRSVLVGGGERLLFTTPVGELVGGTVVTAPLGLTIQAAAELMSRNHISSLILVDGGGAPAGIITDRDIRDKVVAADRDVAGPAAEIMSAPLVTADARDYCFEALLTMIRHNIHHVLVMESGAVKGIITNHDLMILQGTSPLSVVQEVEHQQDIPSLAVASRKVSQIVGLLLKEGARAANITRVVTELNDRIVRRVLEIAERRVGHPPVRYAWLALGSEGRGEQIFRTDQDNALILDDVPDADLAAEALRWAGAFAAFAKEALIACGFPPCPAGLMAANPTWCQPLRTWRRYFSEWIVNPGGGGPLQSAIFFDFRVVHGEALLGERLRDHVVAQLADQRAFLSYVVNQIVTNRPPIGFFGSFVVEKSGEHKDQLNLKARGINPLVDMVRFFALEKGCRATGTLERLEALRETHTIVREHAEELAQALDFLLLLRVHSQFRQATDGAEIDNFITPSRLTNLEKRTIKDAFHLIARVQDQVLERYKASVL is encoded by the coding sequence ATGAACGGACGCCAGCGCATCCAGAAGGCCGCCATCGACGAGGCGGTCGCCTTCCTCAAGAAGGTCCCGCCCTTCCAGTTCCTCGAGGACCAGCCGCTGCGCGACCTGGCGCGCTCGATCGAGCTGGAGTACTACCCGACCGGCACCGTCATCCTCGAGCAGGGCGGGCCGCCGAGCGAGCACCTGCTCGTCGTCAAGAAGGGCGGCGCCAAGGTCTTCGTGCGTTCCGCCGAGAGCGAGGAGACCCTCGTCGACTACCGCGCGGAGGGCGACATCATCGGCTTCGTCTCGCTCTACACCGGCGACCGCTCCCGCACGAACGTCGTGGCCACCGGGGATACGATCTGCTATCTCGTCGGCAAGGCCGACTTCCGCCGCCTGCTCGATGCCCACCCGCTGATCCGCGAGTACCTGCACCGCGCCTTCCTCACGAAGTACCTCGACAAGACGATCCACGAGATGCGCACGCGCAGCGTCCTGGTCGGCGGCGGCGAGCGGCTGCTGTTCACGACGCCCGTGGGCGAGCTGGTCGGCGGGACGGTGGTCACGGCGCCGCTGGGCCTGACGATCCAGGCGGCCGCCGAGTTGATGTCGCGCAACCACATCAGCTCGCTGATCCTCGTCGACGGCGGCGGCGCGCCCGCGGGCATCATCACGGATCGGGACATCCGCGACAAGGTGGTCGCCGCGGACCGCGACGTCGCCGGCCCGGCCGCGGAGATCATGAGCGCGCCGCTGGTGACGGCGGACGCGCGCGACTACTGCTTCGAGGCGCTGCTGACCATGATCCGCCACAACATCCACCACGTGCTCGTCATGGAGTCCGGCGCCGTGAAGGGCATCATCACGAACCACGACCTGATGATCCTCCAGGGGACCTCGCCGCTCTCGGTCGTCCAGGAGGTCGAGCACCAGCAGGACATCCCCAGCCTCGCCGTCGCCTCGCGCAAGGTCTCGCAGATCGTCGGGCTGCTGCTCAAGGAGGGAGCGCGGGCGGCCAACATCACCCGCGTCGTCACCGAGCTCAACGACCGCATCGTGCGCCGCGTGCTCGAGATCGCCGAGCGCCGGGTCGGCCACCCGCCGGTGCGCTACGCCTGGCTGGCGCTCGGCTCCGAGGGGCGCGGCGAGCAGATCTTCCGCACGGACCAGGACAACGCGCTGATCCTCGACGACGTCCCGGACGCGGACCTCGCCGCGGAGGCGCTGCGCTGGGCCGGGGCGTTCGCCGCCTTCGCGAAGGAGGCGCTGATCGCCTGCGGCTTCCCGCCGTGCCCCGCGGGGCTCATGGCGGCCAACCCCACCTGGTGCCAGCCGCTGCGCACCTGGCGCCGCTACTTCTCGGAGTGGATCGTCAACCCGGGCGGCGGCGGGCCGCTGCAGTCGGCGATCTTCTTCGACTTCCGCGTCGTGCACGGCGAGGCGCTGCTCGGCGAGCGGCTGCGCGACCACGTCGTCGCGCAGCTGGCGGACCAGCGCGCCTTCCTCTCGTACGTCGTCAACCAGATCGTGACCAACCGCCCGCCCATCGGTTTCTTCGGCTCGTTCGTCGTGGAGAAAAGCGGCGAGCACAAGGACCAGCTCAACCTCAAGGCGCGCGGGATCAACCCGCTCGTCGACATGGTGCGTTTCTTCGCGCTGGAGAAGGGCTGCCGCGCGACCGGGACCCTCGAGCGGCTCGAGGCCCTGCGCGAGACCCACACCATCGTGCGCGAGCACGCCGAGGAGCTGGCCCAGGCGCTCGACTTCCTGCTGCTGCTGCGCGTGCACAGCCAGTTCCGGCAGGCGACCGACGGCGCGGAGATCGACAACTTCATCACGCCGAGCCGCCTGACGAACCTCGAGAAGCGCACGATCAAGGACGCCTTCCACCTCATCGCGCGGGTGCAGGACCAGGTGCTTGAGCGCTACAAGGCCTCCGTCCTCTGA
- a CDS encoding 3'-5' exonuclease: MWPFRGKTEARREPLGPLAARYVVIDTELTGLDERRDSIVSLGGIRVVEGRIDLADRYYEVARPAAELTPTSIVLHNITPEETNGRPEIGGLLQGFLDFCGRDVVVGHFVEIDLQFLAKELARAHLPPLANRAVDTWPLYDWLAGRPPLDGGAGLPRLHDPRLHELAQALDVPPAREHHALTDAFVTAQVFQRLLLRLPRWEVGTLDQLLRIGDPVRAREGGHRDDATAPLA, translated from the coding sequence ATGTGGCCGTTCCGGGGGAAGACGGAGGCGCGGCGCGAGCCGCTCGGCCCGCTCGCGGCGCGCTATGTCGTCATCGACACCGAGCTCACCGGCCTCGACGAGCGCCGGGACTCCATCGTCTCGCTCGGCGGCATCCGCGTCGTGGAGGGGCGGATCGACCTGGCCGACCGCTACTACGAGGTGGCGCGGCCGGCCGCCGAGCTGACGCCGACGAGCATCGTGCTGCACAACATCACCCCCGAGGAGACCAACGGCCGCCCGGAGATCGGCGGACTGCTCCAGGGCTTCCTCGACTTCTGCGGCCGCGACGTCGTTGTCGGGCACTTCGTCGAGATCGACCTGCAGTTCCTGGCCAAGGAGCTGGCGCGCGCCCATCTCCCGCCGCTGGCCAACCGCGCGGTCGACACCTGGCCGCTCTACGACTGGCTCGCCGGGCGGCCGCCGCTCGATGGCGGGGCGGGTCTGCCGCGCCTGCACGATCCGCGCCTGCACGAGCTGGCCCAGGCCCTCGATGTACCGCCGGCGCGCGAGCACCACGCGCTGACCGACGCCTTCGTCACGGCGCAGGTCTTCCAGCGGCTGCTGCTGCGTCTCCCGCGCTGGGAGGTCGGGACGCTGGACCAGCTGCTGCGCATCGGCGACCCGGTGCGCGCGCGCGAGGGCGGCCACCGTGACGACGCGACGGCGCCCCTCGCGTAG